Proteins encoded within one genomic window of Terriglobales bacterium:
- a CDS encoding galactose oxidase-like domain-containing protein gives MDAVREPSLIITALNVSGYYRRGKRPGMNFGARIFLRMKKLLALIVIMLAGCGAGGGSRGDGNREAASASPRFQRFRFATLGEWTTLPEPMPINPIHAVLLNTGDVLYIAGTGNCPPGQEGCPTDFGSATVWSPATLTFNTMKVPFDMFCNGATALADGQILINSGTATYAAGGGGVAILGATGAHAHPAPGGAMTVAAENTPGHKVPPNAASANDEKFGGERQSALFDPATNRFTLLPLMQAGRWYPTTTSLADGSVFVYGGQDEHGFDNALIEIYRNRIYTPIVPTCSNAGVVTDCREIRFTDNTVPVPGAPALYPRMFLLPDGRLLHAGPEPEAWVYDGNAAPNWRFVANMRVGHYRTYGSAVMLPLTAANDYKPVIMALGGMGDTPAATNTTEFLDMSQANPVWVNGPPMSVPRVEMNAVLLPDGKILAVGGSANDEDETSASLGAEIYDPVTNKFTTVATTAYPHLYHSTALLLPNGTVVLSGGNPKQGVFEPHMEIYRPPYLFNANGTLATRPQVSGVPPVINYGRAFSITASDVSKVVIIRTGAVTHSFDMSQRLVELSFVGNIVLGPPNGNIAPAGYYMLFVINSKGVPSVGQMVRVQ, from the coding sequence GTGGACGCCGTCAGGGAGCCTTCATTAATAATTACAGCTCTCAACGTCAGCGGTTACTATCGCCGTGGCAAACGGCCCGGCATGAACTTCGGGGCCCGGATTTTTCTGAGAATGAAAAAGCTTCTAGCGCTGATTGTCATCATGCTCGCCGGATGCGGCGCCGGCGGTGGCAGTCGCGGCGATGGCAATCGTGAAGCAGCATCTGCCAGTCCGCGTTTTCAGAGGTTTCGCTTTGCGACGTTAGGGGAGTGGACAACGCTGCCCGAGCCCATGCCCATCAATCCGATCCATGCAGTCCTGCTGAACACCGGAGACGTGCTTTACATCGCGGGCACGGGAAATTGCCCTCCGGGCCAGGAGGGTTGTCCAACGGACTTTGGCTCGGCCACAGTTTGGTCGCCTGCCACCCTGACGTTTAACACCATGAAAGTCCCGTTCGACATGTTCTGCAACGGAGCGACGGCCCTGGCGGACGGTCAGATCCTGATCAACAGCGGAACCGCGACTTATGCGGCGGGCGGCGGCGGCGTGGCGATCCTTGGAGCAACGGGGGCGCACGCGCATCCGGCGCCGGGCGGGGCCATGACGGTAGCGGCAGAGAACACGCCAGGACATAAGGTGCCTCCCAACGCTGCGAGCGCGAATGACGAAAAATTCGGTGGCGAGCGCCAGTCCGCTCTTTTCGATCCGGCAACCAACCGCTTTACCCTGCTTCCGCTGATGCAGGCGGGCCGCTGGTATCCGACGACAACCTCGCTGGCAGACGGCAGCGTTTTCGTGTACGGAGGGCAGGACGAACACGGTTTCGACAACGCCCTCATCGAAATCTACCGGAACAGAATCTACACGCCGATTGTGCCCACCTGTTCCAACGCCGGCGTGGTCACCGATTGCCGCGAGATCAGGTTCACCGACAACACAGTGCCCGTGCCGGGCGCTCCGGCGCTTTATCCGCGCATGTTCCTTTTGCCGGACGGGCGCCTTCTCCATGCCGGACCGGAACCGGAGGCCTGGGTATACGACGGCAATGCGGCCCCGAATTGGCGTTTTGTCGCAAACATGCGAGTCGGGCATTACCGCACCTATGGCTCGGCGGTGATGCTGCCGCTGACGGCGGCCAACGACTACAAGCCCGTGATCATGGCGCTGGGCGGCATGGGCGACACTCCCGCGGCGACGAACACAACCGAGTTCCTCGACATGAGCCAGGCGAATCCCGTGTGGGTCAATGGCCCCCCCATGTCTGTTCCGCGGGTGGAAATGAACGCCGTGCTGCTGCCGGATGGCAAAATCCTGGCGGTAGGGGGAAGCGCAAACGACGAAGACGAAACGAGCGCGAGCCTGGGAGCCGAGATCTACGACCCGGTGACGAACAAATTCACGACGGTGGCTACGACTGCCTATCCCCACCTGTACCACAGCACGGCGCTCTTGCTGCCGAACGGCACCGTCGTCCTGAGCGGCGGAAACCCGAAACAAGGCGTTTTCGAGCCGCACATGGAAATTTATCGGCCGCCGTACCTGTTCAATGCAAACGGCACGCTGGCGACGCGTCCGCAGGTATCCGGCGTGCCGCCGGTCATTAATTATGGGAGAGCGTTCTCGATCACCGCATCGGATGTGAGCAAAGTGGTCATCATTCGCACCGGCGCCGTGACGCATTCCTTTGACATGAGTCAGAGGCTGGTAGAGCTTTCATTCGTGGGGAATATCGTGTTGGGGCCGCCGAATGGCAATATCGCGCCGGCAGGCTACTACATGCTCTTTGTGATCAACTCCAAGGGCGTCCCGAGCGTGGGACAGATGGTGAGGGTGCAGTAG